From the genome of Chitinivibrio alkaliphilus ACht1, one region includes:
- a CDS encoding PspC domain-containing protein, whose product MKRLYRSKENSVIAGICAGVGEYCDVDPVLIRLGAVILFFSGLGTPAILFAYLIGYFIIPEKTSS is encoded by the coding sequence ATGAAACGTTTGTATCGATCAAAAGAGAATTCGGTTATTGCGGGAATTTGCGCTGGCGTGGGAGAGTATTGTGATGTTGATCCTGTACTTATTCGGTTGGGAGCGGTTATTCTGTTTTTCTCCGGTCTTGGTACGCCCGCAATTCTTTTTGCATATCTAATCGGATATTTTATTATTCCTGAAAAAACAAGTTCTTAG
- the glgB gene encoding 1,4-alpha-glucan branching protein GlgB, with product MKHDTTGILSTEEISCLLENSLKDPFSLLGMHRDETGVSVRTVQHRAVTVAVRKRGETSILCELTRIDDTAIFTGYIPDTQDIFPYDLAITYDTGYEFVTPDPYSFLPVLSEDDLYLFNQGNNNCIYEVMGAHTITHEGVTGTQFALWAPNADRVSVVGNFNLWDGRQHPMRMLGASGIWEIFIPYIGEDTVYKYEIRKCGTGHLTLKTDPYGYRQEPFPNHGSIVSSLDRHEWQDELWLEKRAETDWTNAPMLIYELHLGSWKKNGPDEEADYCTYQEIGRALVPYLKEMNYTHVEFMPVQEHPFVPSWGYQVGGFYAVNHRFGTPQDFQELVDYLHQNDIGVILDWVPGHFPKDEHVLSYFDGTHLYEHQDPREGFHTDWGTLIFNFGRNEVRNFLVSNALFWIDKFHIDGLRIDAVASMLYRNYSREEGEWIPNHYGGVENLEAIDFLRKTNDAVHAYHPGVLTIAEESTAFPGVTAPTNQGGLGFDFKWNMGWMHDTLEYFEKDPIHRKFHQGDLTYCLWYAFSEKFMLVLSHDEVVHGKKSLLEKMPGDDWQKFANLRMLYGWMYGHPGKKLLFMGGEFGMRNEWYEKREIDWWLLDESTCGIFHSRLQRMVADLNQLYLSHSSLWNYDYSHEKNFQWVDYQDRDHCVLSFTRGNPDLDEKLLFVFNLTPVVRHGYTFGIDEAGYYEEIFNSNAEIYGGEGMGNFNGVTTEPTPIHGRSNTFRLDLPPLAFLIFKIHREG from the coding sequence ATGAAACATGATACAACGGGCATTTTGAGCACAGAAGAGATTTCTTGCCTTCTGGAAAACTCTCTGAAAGATCCTTTTTCTTTGCTCGGAATGCATCGAGATGAAACCGGTGTATCCGTACGCACGGTACAGCATAGGGCGGTCACCGTGGCAGTTCGCAAACGAGGTGAAACCTCTATTCTCTGTGAACTGACACGTATAGACGATACGGCCATTTTTACCGGTTATATTCCAGACACGCAGGATATTTTTCCATATGATCTTGCCATTACCTATGATACGGGGTATGAGTTTGTAACACCAGATCCGTACTCATTTCTCCCGGTGCTCTCCGAGGATGATCTCTATCTTTTTAATCAAGGCAATAATAATTGCATCTATGAAGTGATGGGGGCCCACACCATAACGCACGAAGGTGTTACGGGAACCCAGTTTGCCCTGTGGGCACCTAACGCAGATCGCGTTTCTGTGGTAGGCAACTTTAATCTATGGGACGGACGTCAACACCCCATGCGGATGCTTGGTGCCTCAGGCATATGGGAGATTTTTATCCCGTATATCGGAGAAGATACGGTCTACAAATATGAGATACGAAAATGCGGCACGGGCCATCTTACCCTAAAAACAGATCCCTATGGATATCGACAGGAGCCCTTTCCCAATCACGGCAGCATTGTTTCATCCCTGGATCGCCATGAGTGGCAGGATGAGCTATGGTTGGAAAAGCGCGCAGAAACGGACTGGACCAATGCCCCCATGCTTATTTACGAGCTGCATCTTGGCTCATGGAAAAAGAATGGCCCCGATGAAGAGGCAGACTACTGCACCTACCAGGAGATTGGTCGTGCCTTAGTTCCCTATTTGAAGGAAATGAACTATACGCATGTGGAGTTTATGCCTGTACAGGAGCATCCCTTTGTGCCGTCTTGGGGGTATCAGGTGGGGGGCTTTTATGCAGTAAACCACCGTTTTGGAACACCGCAGGATTTTCAAGAGTTGGTGGATTATCTCCACCAAAACGATATCGGGGTTATTCTTGACTGGGTTCCGGGGCATTTTCCCAAGGATGAACACGTCTTATCTTATTTTGACGGAACCCATCTGTATGAACATCAGGATCCTCGTGAAGGGTTTCATACAGATTGGGGAACCTTGATTTTTAATTTTGGCCGGAATGAAGTTCGCAACTTTCTTGTGTCAAATGCACTATTCTGGATAGATAAATTTCACATTGACGGTTTGCGTATCGATGCGGTTGCGTCTATGCTGTATCGTAACTACAGCCGCGAAGAGGGGGAGTGGATTCCCAATCATTATGGTGGAGTGGAGAATCTGGAAGCAATTGACTTTCTTCGGAAAACGAACGATGCAGTCCATGCATATCATCCCGGGGTACTCACCATTGCTGAAGAGAGTACTGCCTTTCCCGGCGTTACCGCTCCTACAAATCAAGGCGGTCTCGGCTTTGATTTTAAATGGAACATGGGGTGGATGCATGATACCTTAGAATATTTTGAAAAAGATCCCATACACCGTAAATTTCATCAAGGTGATCTTACGTACTGCCTGTGGTATGCTTTCTCAGAAAAATTTATGCTGGTGCTTTCTCACGATGAAGTGGTTCATGGGAAAAAATCTCTCCTAGAAAAAATGCCCGGAGATGACTGGCAGAAGTTTGCCAATCTTCGTATGCTCTACGGATGGATGTATGGACATCCGGGGAAAAAGCTCCTGTTTATGGGGGGTGAATTTGGCATGCGCAATGAGTGGTACGAAAAACGGGAAATTGACTGGTGGCTTCTTGATGAATCTACGTGTGGCATCTTTCATAGCCGGTTGCAGCGAATGGTTGCAGATTTAAACCAGCTGTATCTTTCTCACTCATCTCTGTGGAATTATGATTACTCCCATGAGAAGAATTTTCAATGGGTTGATTATCAAGATCGTGATCACTGCGTACTCTCCTTTACCCGAGGGAATCCAGACCTTGACGAAAAGCTTCTTTTTGTATTTAACCTTACACCGGTGGTTCGCCATGGGTATACCTTCGGTATCGACGAGGCAGGATACTATGAGGAGATCTTTAATTCCAATGCAGAGATCTATGGTGGTGAAGGTATGGGGAATTTTAATGGAGTCACCACGGAACCAACCCCAATTCATGGAAGAAGTAATACTTTTCGCCTTGATTTACCTCCCTTAGCCTTCCTTATCTTTAAAATACACCGAGAGGGATAA